The following DNA comes from Chelmon rostratus isolate fCheRos1 chromosome 3, fCheRos1.pri, whole genome shotgun sequence.
AATGTATGTAAACAATGTGCATCCAGTTTTTCTCACTTAGAAAGGATAGAAACAATTCTGTAACATCCTATTTATGCTGTGCTGTAAAACGGTATCATCGCATAGTCCGCGAAGTCTTTATTCTTCATCTGGAttcccattagcttccacaaagtggtcgCTAGTGTTCCCGTAGTTAGATCTACATTCTGTGGTATCAATAAATTAAGAGAAGGCATAACAAGCAAAACATAAGGATCAGAAAATAAGCTGAAGGACTCTAGATGTGAAAATAGCAaaacttaaaatgaaaacaaaataaaatgaatgtcaaAAATGAATAGGAAAAGTTTCTAAAACAGCAGAACTAAAGTAATATATATGCTCATAATGATTTAAAGCAGGATTGTACTGGAATGAACAGTTTCATGACTTATGGAGTCATGTAATTGTGCTGTTAATGCTTTCACTCTTCAATTTTGTCTCCAATTACAACAAATACTGGAAAATCAACAAACCGATGAAACATGCCAAGCACTTAATTTGTTGAAGTTTGATGTAATTTTGCAGGAAAATggtgaacaaacacagacatatcAATATCTTTTCTATCAGGCTTTTTATCCACGGTTGATCCAGATATGGATGCAACACAGGAGTTCACTGTTTTGCCAAAAGACGACACAAGTCACCTCTCTTAGGGTATGGTGAGTTCAAACAGGActtgctttcatttgtttctcagGGTTAAATGGAAATAAACCTCCACAGCAGATTGTGTAGGAAAATGAATGGAGGCTTCACTGACTTCAGTTGATGCCTTGCAAACTTTGTCGTGGTTCATTTTACTGCTGCCAGTCAAGCATGGCTAGAATTAACCATCGCGTGGCCTCGACTGATTATTGTCTCAAGGGGTCATATGAGTAACAAAACTACATTTTCATATCGAGCTGGGCCATTGTGACGATTTATAAAACTCTTGACACAGTGCATCTGGAGCCTTCAGGACTCCAGTGGTTTGTGATTGCTGGGAAAGCTGCCACCTTTGTCTGGTCCATAATCCATAAACCTGAGAATTCACTCAGTCTTGAGGATTTGTGTTAGAGGTCTTGCTCCTGCAGGCTCCTGATGAGTTTAATGCCAGGTGCTTTAAAGTGTGATGGTACTAATTTAATGAGAggcaaccaaaaaaaaaaaaaaaaaaaaaaatcaactgctGCAGTGGAGAATCTGATCCAAATTTGATCCAAATCCTAATAAATatcaaacacaagcaaaaaggTGATTGACTACTTCCTCTCATTGTTACTGTGTCAGAAAGCATCCAACAAGGAGCCACTTTCATGTTTGGAAATATGAAGAACAACACCTCCTCATCAAAATGAAACTTTGCACAGGAAGCCAGTCAGTTAAGGGAACTGGGGATCCTCGTATCATTCTGCATCTTAACAATACAATAAAGTGTAGTAGGTGTGCTTGTGGCCCATTAAGTTTCAGATTTGACCCTCCAAGAAAAAGGTTTGGCCACCCCTACAATATGTTTGCCGGAGTTAAATGATCAAGTGATGAGTTCAAACAGAACGTGCTTCACATAACCTTTCACAAGGTCAAAGGAGAATATATTTCCAAGGCAAAACCAAGGAACCGTCTGAAGGCTATAATCCCTTCATCAGTGTTCACTGACGGCAGGAGGTATTTTTCTGACTTGCTGCAAACGAGGAGGCAACACAGGAGGGACCAAACTTTGCTCACCTTGAAAAGAGCATGCTTTGTACTCATCCCGACAATTATCAGTAAACTTCACCACAATGGAGAGTTTGGTTTTTAAGATGCTCTTTATTGTAAGTGTGTCGGCGCGGTTTGGAAAGCATGTTTATGTGCAACAAAATTACGGATGGCTTTCTGCTCAGAAGCACTGCAGAGATCACTACACTGATCTTTCCCCCATCACTtcagagagagatgaaatgaGACTGAGCAATGCAACAAGCGGCATAGTTGGAAGGTTCTGGATCGGTCTCTACAAAAATGTAACACACTGGTGGTGGTCCGGAGGAGGACGTGCAACATATATGCCGTGGGATGCAAACGAACCAGATGAAGATGTGTATGAGACTTCTGTTAGTGTTTGTTGGCACAACTGTGCATCGAATGGGTGGCACAATATGGCATATTGGGAGAAACTGCCCTTTCTCTGCTTCAGCCTGATTGTGATGGAGCATAAGGCAACCTGGGAGCAGGCGATGAggcactgcagacagaaacacactgcactCACAAGCCTGGTCTCTGAGACCGAACACCTTCTGGCCCTGACAGAGATCCAGCACGACCACGTCACTGAGCAGGTGTGGATCGGCCTGTGCTACCTGGAGAGCCGCTGGCTGTGGGTGAACGGTGACCGTCTAGTGTACCAGGCCTGGCACCAAGGGGGCGATCAGAACCACCAGTGTCCCATATGGAAACGCTGCGGAGCTCTAACCAAACGGGGACTGTGGGAGAACTGGGACTGCCAGGAGAAACTCAACTTCATCTGCTATTAAATCTCAGTCGTGTTATTTAAGTTTTTAGCATGTCACTCTTGCTGGAAAGGTAAAATGCTacgttttgttttaaaatgttcagtcCAAATGTCATTCACCTCTTTTTATGGGATGctttaacatttctgtttaaatatGTTCAACTATTACTGCCTTTGGTACTATTATGATAAGGTGAAGTTAGTGTTTTGACTTTGCCGTCAAGTTATCTTGTTCGCATCTATGAGTGTCAAGTCGATCTAGAAACTTGAGGGCAGAACAGCCACAAACAATCCAGGTCTAACAATTCTCAAGCCTTCATGCATAGcatattatttaaatatttaatctaTGTTGGAAAATTCTGCctgttttaaattttaaattgttACTATTTCTTTAATTACAAACTTTCTACAGTGTGGACCACATTTTTTAGATCTCTATAACTATTAATATGCTTCATTCCATGTATCATGTTTAATATATTGTGGTTATAATGGCTCTGATTTGCATGCAGCATGCATGCTCTGTTTCGTTGAGAACATGGTTGATTCTATAttctataaataaaacaaaatcaacaataaatcaaattcaAACTCTTCTAAATTTCTAGttcaaaaaagtcaaaattacttttttatttttaaaaaagaggacAATTTATTGATGCGAAAAACCAGGCGGGCACAGGCACAGCATCTGTCtgagcaaacacatgcacagaccaAATATCTACAATAACAATGACCATATACGATATAGTCAACACTGGATCAACAAAGACTACAGCAGGAGTGTGAGGATGAAGATAACGGATGAGGTCAAACTTCCAGGTGTGAATTATGGCACATGTGGGGCACAGTTAGTTACACAGTTTGCATTGCACAGCAAACAATGAGGCATTTAGGAAACTCATGTTATCAAAATTTTCTTTTTGCTACACAACCTTGCCGTTACGTCACAGATCATACTTGGACAGTAGCTGCCTTTCTGTCATGTTCAAAGACTTCCAAATTTTTTTTTAGCCCATTGGCACTTTGGATGCACAATGATCCATCTTTTTTATATGATCAAGTCTTTTAAAATCCTCCACAAATGAAACTTCCATTTGGCATTATTTCTTTAAACAGCAATATACAAtagttattattaatatatcACCTCTTATTTATCAACAATAATAAATACTAACAAAGGGAACACTGTAcaagcaacataaaaaatatgGCCTCAATTTGTTACAACCAATAATTCTGTATTTAGTCAAATATTTACAAAGCCAGGAAGAGGCTGGGCAAAAACAAGATCCACATCTATCTAGCACTGATATGGAGTCTGTGTACCTCATCAAAACACAATAGAACAATGATGAGCAATGCTTCGCTTGCAAGCTTAATGTTCTGGAAATATGCTCACAGGCTACTCATTTATATCACAGGAGTTAACTCACTCCAGCAAATGcccaaatatttaaatattaaaatcacaaTATCACCCTGTTGTGAAAATATTTACTCACTGTGTAGAAAAGTCAAATTATAGTCAAATTCTAAAAGCTTCTTActtaaaacacaggaaacaatgcAAACTGCATTGCTGCTTCTgacctcaaaaaaaaaaaagaagaagaaagggaagaacaaaacatttcaataacAAAACTCATAGAAATCCACAAAATCTTGATCTGACTGAGATGCCATCACAGGTCtgaatattttcagctgtttcttcaGCCCAGATGTCACTATGAAAAGCACACCTGGTTTCACTGTGTTCAGTTAGAAATGCACCACTGTATATATAAACTTTAAATTAGCATAGGTTTGAGCAGTATAGCAACAAAGGCTTTATTGTGATttcttcccataatgcagctgtGTAAGTACTTGTGATTGTCTGAGCCTGAAACAAACTAAATATCTAAGTCTGTTTGTTAATCAATCTTATGCAAGTTTCATAAATATGGCAGAAGCCAgagctcctctctctgcagtgctttgtttttggttgcCTCAGCAGATGTACGGTGCACCAGCTTGCTGAGCGTTCCGTTTGCCTCgacagcattttaaaacaccTTGTTAAAGGCAACTCTGCTGCCCAGCACAGGCCCTCTGTCAAGGGCATCTTTTTATTAGTGGCTGCCATACCTCAGGGTGCCCAAACACAAGTAGTGAGAGGAGGAATAAGTTCACTTAACAGTAGGGAGTGTCACTTCAATCTAAGATTTACATAACAGTGTGTCAGGTGTAGCATCACAATCTGAAACTTTCACACCTACAGACatcacaaatatttaaatatcaaCAACGTAATACAagcacccacccacccacacacacacacacacctccaaccacccacacacactctcattctCTTTTCCTCAGACATTTATCCACCTGGTTCCTCTTTTCAGAATCTTGGCAGTGCTTGTTCATCAAGCTCCTCGGCtcctgtttcttctttcctggGGCTTTCAGTGAGAAAATACTGTACGTAATTTTCCCCTCGTatgtcattctgttttattgtggcTCGACACTGCTGCTCTTCAGGATTTGAGGCCCATTTGAGCCATCAGCTGTTCATAGACAGTCCAAGCCATGGCAGCCATCAGAGTGCGTCGCAGGGACCTGGGTACAGCCCCACGAAAAAACCCGCCCATGCCATGTTCctgaaggaggagcagagcaTGAAGGTTCACTATGATGCGTTACTGTTAATATTGGTCTTCTCGCTAGCAAGACTGAGTGTTGCCAGCACTGCTTCTCCCTGAACAGGACTTGCACATGTAGTGAGACAAAAACTGACTGCTGGTATTAAATGAACACACACCGTGTAGATGCAGCGAATAGCGGCCACTGTGCTCCAGTGGGATGGGCTGATTTGAATGTGGGTCTTCACCACATCAGCCGGCTGCGTGACCAGCGACGCCATGACGCCTGCCACCACCCCGCAGCTGAAGTTCACCAGCGGGGCGCAGGCTGACGAAGCCACCTCTGAGAGAAGACAAACCAGGTATCAGGTATCATTTCACTTCTTTCCCCCAACATTCTGGTGGCTCtactttcagtttttattaaatgaaaatgcacatgtGGAAACACACTTTGTGTCACTTGCATGAAAAAAACTTCTAGGCTGAAGAGATACAGTACGAGCACTTAAAAGGCCCCTTTTGGAGGCATTACCATTCACTACAACACTTGACTGATTTTTGGTAGTACAAGCACAACACTTACGAAACCCCACTGCCCATCAGAGATCTGTAGAAAATGGCGCTCCGCATTTTCTCTCACCTTGAGGCAGAGCCTTCTTGGCCTGGCTGTAGAACATTACGTAGATACCAGAGAACGGAGCGTCTCGGAGCAGCGTGGCAGTCAGCCCAGAAAACAGAGCCCTGATCCCCTCGGTCTCATACACACTCCTCAGAGCCCCTGCCACACTCACATAGTTGTAACAGCCACTCTGAAACAACATACGGACatgtaaaataaatctgaaacaTATTTATGTAAACCACTGCTTTTATGACACTGGAAGTAATTGCCTTAATACCTGCAAACACTCAGCTGGATTTATTTCTTGGTGTTACAGACTGCTGCTGTGGACTAGCCATTGTAGACTGTGGTCAATACAATCTCAATGTCTCTTACTCTCACTCAGATACTTCATAGTTCACTCATTGCTCACCATTTTGTTAACAGGATGCCTGATTAATGAATAAGCTGGCATGAAAGGACATTCTGCTctttgttgaatgtttgtgtgctATGCATATACAAGGGATTCAAGCTACACAAATAGTCTTTTCCACTTTCTACCAAGTAATCCCTACGTTTGTCTGGTtccagagcttttttttccaggtcTAGTGTTGTGCTCATTGATGTTTGTTTGCCCAAATGGAAAATGAAGTAAACAGGTTCAAAAACACATGGCTAAGACAAATGAATCATTGCCTAGAACTGTGCCTCTGACTAAATGCAATCATACTTTAACAACATTATCAGGAAAGTATCAAAGTCCACAAATCACACAGCACATCTCATGCCAGCAGAGGTCTCTCAGGATGAAAAGAAACGGTCGCTCACCTCAAAGCGTGTCTTGATGACTGTGAATGGCAGCATGCAGACACCAGCCACAGCTCTGGCACCCGCTCCAAGCAAAACAGCCTCGCCAGCATTGGGCGCCCGGTCCAGGAAGTAGTGCTGCTTCAGGGAGTAGAAGGTGCTGAAGTAGATGCCCACTCCGGGGATGCAGCGCACAAATGACTGCCAGAGAGAAATACAAGTGTTTAACAGTTCTCAAATTCTGTTCTTTTGCTTCATGCAATGATGTTAAAGGTGGCctcagctttaaaaaaatgggCAACCAAGAACGCAATAAATATCATATCTTCACATGATAATCCTTTTAACATTTTGCCTTCACACTGTAAAAAAGCTACAAAAAGTATGTGTGTCATCCATGggatttttcttgtgtttcgTTTGTTTGACCTACTAATTGAAGCCAAAGTGACTGCCTAGTCTATGTCAAGACACTGCACTAGATCAATATTGTTTCTATGAACTGTCTCATGATATCTGTAGGGGAAGACAGACTTAAGTGTCTGGTTCTTAGAGCAAGAGGTGATTCTAATGTaatctgaaagacaaacagtgtAGAGCAAATACACTCACTGACTACTGACTACATATATCAATGTAACAATGAGATGAATAACTGCAGGAATTATTGCAAATCTTGAAAATAATAAACCAGGCCAGTTACTCACTGGTGAAACTCCTTTCCACAGACTGAAGAAATTCTCTGTCCTAATAACATTGATGAAAACAGTACACATCCCCACTCTTGGTGCACTGCAGGATGACATTTAGGAATGGTTACAGACACACTCAAAAGgtgcaaacatgtaaaaacatgcagttttcatGGTTTGAACAATAAAACTCTGGACAGTAGTGCACTGCCTCCACCTGTGGAATGTTGTCCAAAACCAACTTTTGGCTGTtaacattttctgttcttttctacAGTGGAAGTATTTGTAACCTAGCAGCTTGACAGTATGATTAGAGGGTGCTGGTGTGACTAATTGTTGTATATGGGTCATCACAGCAGATTCAGGCTGGCACTGCCTGCAAATGTTGTGCTgcaatgctgtgtgtgtgtgtgtgtgtgtgtgtgtgtgtgtgtgtgtgtgtgtgtgtgtgtgtgtgtgtgtgtgtgtgagagagagagagagagagagagagagagagagagtagtcacagaggaagaaaaacaggggCATATTGATGCACATGCGTCTGATGGCATGCGGGCAAAATGtgtagtgtgtatgtgtttgtatgttcaCATGCAtaagatgtgtctgtgtgttatgtGGGCAAACACACCCTGGCTTGGCATTGTTCTGCAGGGTCTGCAGCCTTGTCTTGACCAGATCCAAAGGCTGGAAGAGCAGTGTCGAGCAGGTGCCGCTGAGTGAGCCACACATAAAGGCTTTGAGAGCTGGGTGAGCCTGAGGataacacacagagagacagacagacagacagacagacagacagacagacagagagagaaagggacgatgggtggagagagagggcCGAATATGGGGGAACGGCAAAGAGGCCACATAAGAGGGAAAAGTGACAGGAGAAAGAGATAACGGACAGAAAGCGCAGAGAGAGGAtggggagagaaggagaaggagggaatGTAAAGAGGAATCAGAATTATGAACAGAGAGTGTTGGAGGATGGGGTGAAAGGCGAAGAAGAATATAAAAGATTAGCTACAGTGTAAAAAGCATAACGTAGGGCTACTCGATTATGGCAAAAATCATAATCACAATTATTTGGGTCAATATTGagatcatatatatatatatatacacacacacacacacacacacacacacacacacacacacacacacacacacacacacacacacacacacacacacacacacacacacacacacacaaatgagagCATCATGGAATGAAATGGGACAAATATTAGTTTCATCTTGATTATGTTGCTTTTATAATTGTTGGAGGCCAAACTCAAACTGACAATAAAATTTGAGTAATCATCCAGCCCTATTACTCAGCGTTGATCATCTCTTGTTGAATGCCATAGACCCTCTCAGAAGAGCAGGGAAATGTTAACCAACCAAATATCTGCATCAAATATCCTGACACAACCAAAGTGTGCGCCAAAATAAGGGAACATCACTTCATACACATGGAATAGACTTTAATTTGATCATATGTTTGTATGACATTCCCTTCCAAGCCTGTAGCATAGAGCAGAGGCCAGGTTCCTACACAGAGCAAATGATGGAGATGTGCAGAGACAGCCtccacacaagcacacacacagttgtgtttccatcacttcagaggacattacatagacttacattcattctCTGGAGATTTAACCACCACTAACCAACCCAAACCCTTACTccaaccttaacccaagtcttcacccctGAAACTTCAGAATCTACATTATGGggatttgtgttttgtccccataaggaaggtgatTCCCTACAAtatgactgtgtaaacacatctccacacacacgcacgcacacacagggaCTGTTGGGTAGAATTAAACTGAGACTAAACATTATCTGTGATTACATGCCTCATGGACAAGCAGGCACCGAGGACATGAGACAAAGACATGTACACAGAGACAGATACTAAATATATCTTATTTGAAGGTTACCAGTTACGCAGAAAAAATGGGGTCAAAGGAAAAGCTTATCATAAGGCAACATCAATAACCACAATTACAGCCACAACAACAAGCATGAAATAAAACTTCTGTATCATACATTACCTGTCTGCTAAACATATAACATCTAATACACATGCAGCAtctacatgcatacatgtgtcaTGTTAATGCACACACTGCGCACGAACACACTCTCCTACCTTCCCCAGGCTGCCCGGGGCTCGGCTCTGAGAATCCTGTTTTTTCTGCATCTTGCCCtctttcatctccctctctctgtgatgCTACCATTTCAAGAAGCATATTACAAAATAaacctccatctctctcaaaagaccctcgctctctctcttctctctccaacTCACAATGGCTGTCTCCTGCTTCTTGTCCTCCCTCCCCCTATTTCACAGCCAAAGCAGAAGCTTAATCcagcaaatgtttttcagtggGCTTCTATCTTTATCTTTCACAGGCAGACTCACACATCTGTATTTCACTCTCTCCCCCCTGTGCAAAGCTCACTGCTAAATTGCATCTTTGTCAAATGGCATGAGTCATGAAGTGGCTGTGTGTATATTAAAACTTCCTTTCACAGATCTGCTTGAAATCGTGCATCCCTGTGATGtggcagaaaacacaatttCCCCACAATGACAATATGAaaaaattttattttctcaaaattcCATGATATCCTATCTGTATCAAAATCAAACTTCGAGAAATTGTCATGTGATTTTAGACCCTGGATTTCAACGCTTGTGCAGCTGGAGAAAAATCAATGCTGTTTCCATAACACCCTCCACATCAGCTCTGTCCCACCTTTGGTAAAGATCAATGAATAAGGACCCAAGTTACTTCCGTCAGGTTTTGGCtacattttgattttgttaaTCACTTTGTTTCAGACATTCACAAATTCAGCAACAGCCATCttttgtatttcaaaataaagtgcaCAGCTTTCTCATTACCATGGGCAGGAGCTCAGTCTCTAATATTTAAGACACATAGTCATGAATTACGCATTTATGGCATTCAATGTTGCTCTTGATAAACAAGTCTCAAATTTCACTAGCAATCAGCTGAAAAGCAGCTGATTTTGTCCATTGGGTTTAACTGTGGGGCAACACTGTGACAAACTACACAGTTATTTTTCCAGTCTGTCAGGGATTCGGCTATTCTGTCTATAAGACC
Coding sequences within:
- the LOC121604355 gene encoding mitochondrial glycine transporter B-like isoform X1, which gives rise to MELTLAAAHPALKAFMCGSLSGTCSTLLFQPLDLVKTRLQTLQNNAKPGAPRVGMCTVFINVIRTENFFSLWKGVSPSFVRCIPGVGIYFSTFYSLKQHYFLDRAPNAGEAVLLGAGARAVAGVCMLPFTVIKTRFESGCYNYVSVAGALRSVYETEGIRALFSGLTATLLRDAPFSGIYVMFYSQAKKALPQEVASSACAPLVNFSCGVVAGVMASLVTQPADVVKTHIQISPSHWSTVAAIRCIYTEHGMGGFFRGAVPRSLRRTLMAAMAWTVYEQLMAQMGLKS
- the LOC121604355 gene encoding mitochondrial glycine transporter B-like isoform X2, with the protein product MKEGKMQKKQDSQSRAPGSLGKAHPALKAFMCGSLSGTCSTLLFQPLDLVKTRLQTLQNNAKPGAPRVGMCTVFINVIRTENFFSLWKGVSPSFVRCIPGVGIYFSTFYSLKQHYFLDRAPNAGEAVLLGAGARAVAGVCMLPFTVIKTRFESGCYNYVSVAGALRSVYETEGIRALFSGLTATLLRDAPFSGIYVMFYSQAKKALPQEVASSACAPLVNFSCGVVAGVMASLVTQPADVVKTHIQISPSHWSTVAAIRCIYTEHGMGGFFRGAVPRSLRRTLMAAMAWTVYEQLMAQMGLKS